DNA from Leptolyngbya sp. FACHB-261:
TACCTCGGGATGGCTGCGATGCGAGTTCAGGCGCAGATTCAATACGACATAGCCTGGCTGTGGTTATCGGTGGCAATTGCGATCGGCGGCTCTCTCGTAGCTCTGGGGTTGGCCTTTCACTTACGAGCTGAAGCGACCAATTGTCATTGGCAGCGCTTGGTCAGTGCCTTAGTGATGGGTGTGGCGATCAGTGGCATGCACTATACCGGTATGGCCGCAGCTAGCTTCGTACCTGAGGTGCAGGCTGAGGGAGTCCTTCCCCAAACACTGAATCCAACCTTGCTAGGCAACATCGTCGGCATCGGTACCCTGTTGATTTTGGGGCTGACCCTGTTGACCTCTCTCTTTAATCGACAGGTAAGCATGCAGCGGTTGAGAGCTGAGGCTCTACGGGAAAGTGAAGAGCGCTTCCGTACCTTGGTTGAAAATATCCAGGTCGGTGTGTTGGTCCTGGGGCCTCAGCAAGAGGTGCTGATTCATAATCAAGCTGCTCTCAAACTTTTAGGCTTGGACGAGGCACAAATCCAGAATAAAACCGCTTTCGAAACCGACTGGGACTTGATGGATGAGAACGGCATCAGGTTTCCACCAGGAACTTCGCTAGTCGCAGAGGCCATCAACGGTGGGCAACCTATTCGTAATGTTGTGGTTGGGCTCAATCACGCTACTACGAAGGAGCGAATTTGGCTGCTGACTAACATCGAACCTCAACTCGCGCCTGACGGCATGGTAGAGCAGGTAGTTTGTAGCTTTATCGATCTCAGCGAGCGTAAACAGGCAGAGGAACGTGAGGCGCTGTTGAGGCTGGTAACAGAGCAAATTCGCAGTAGCCTCGATCTACCTACAGTTCTGCAAACAGTTGTGCGTGAGGTTCAGCAACTGCTCACCACAGATCGAGTTCTGATCTACCAGTTCAGCCACGACTGGCAGGGAGAAGTCGTAGTCGAGCAGGTATCTGGCAACTGGCGTTCAACCCTAGGGTTGATTGGTCAAGACGATTGCTTTTCCAAAGAGTATGTCCAGCTTTACCAAGGGGGCAGAGTCCGAGCGGTTAGCGACATTCTTGAGGCGGGACTGGAGAGCTGTCACGTTGAGTTTCTGCAAAACTTACAGGTCCGAGCCAATCTAATTGTGCCGATCTTGATCGGTTCGAAGTTGTGGGGGTTGTTAATCGCTCACGAATGCAAAGCGCCACGAAACTGGCAGGTTCCTGAAATGAGGCTGCTTCAACAAATTGCTAACCAGCTAGCGATCGCGATTAAGCAGGCAGAGCTGTATGACCAGACTCGCCAAGCTGCTGCTACCGCCGTGGCCCAAGCTCAACAATTGAGCCGAGTGCTATCCGACTTACAGCAAACACAAGCACAACTGATCCAGACCGAAAAACTTTCCAGTTTGGGACAAATGGTTGCTGGCATTGCTCACGAAATCAACAACCCCGTGAGCTTCGTTTACGGCAATCTTTCCTATCTGAATAATTATGCTCACAACCTACTCGAATTGTTGCATCTTTATCAAGAGCACTATCCGCGGCCAGGGCTAGCAATTCAAGCAAAAACCGCAGCGATCGATCTAGATTTTATTGTAGAAGACCTCCCCAAAATTCTATCTTCGATGAAGGTAGGAGCGGAACGGATTCAGCAGATTGTTCTGTCGTTGCGCAATTTTTCTCGCTTGGATCAGGCCGAGATGAAATCGGTAGATATTCATGAAGGACTCGACAGCACCATCTTGATTTTGCAACACCGTTTGCGAGCTTGCGCTGGCCACAGCAACATCGAGATTCGTAAGCAGTACAGCAATTTGCCGCTAGTTGAGTGCTATGCAGGACAATTGAATCAGGTGTTCATGAATATTTTGAGCAACGCAATTGATGCTCTGGAAAAACACAACAGTCAATCCTTAGGAGAAGGGCTCAAATCTGAGCCTGGTCTGATCACCATTCAAACTCAGGCAATAAACACGAACTTGGTAACAGTGCGCATTGCTGACAATGGCCCTGGCATGAGCGAGGCGGTGAGGGCACGGATCTTCGACCCCTTTTTCACTACAAAACCGGTGGGCCAAGGTACAGGACTGGGTCTGTCAATTAGCTATCAGATTATTGTCAAGAAGCTCGGTGGACAGCTCAGGTGTAGCTCTCAGCCGGGTCAGGGTACAGAGTTCTATCTAGAGTTGCCTGTTCGGCAAGAACTTAGCCCATTGCCGCTGCCTTTACTCAGTTCAAAACCTTGGCCCACTCATCCTACGGCTTTGGACTATGCTTCTTTAACGGACGGGCAATAAAAAACAGCCCAATACAGTATAGAACTGCGGGCCTTCGGATGACTCCCAAGGCCCACAATACTCATTAACATTCACTAATTGTACTTACGTCTGTAGTGCTTCCTGATTTAAGGACTGCTATAGAGGCTGGAACTCAAACACATCACAGTCACTGCCACGTAGCACTGATTCTACATGCTTCCCTCGGTAGCGCTGTCCTAAGGCAGCTTCCAATGCCCCCCAAACTGCACCTAAGGTGAAGGTGCATTGGCGGTCAGAGCCCTGAGGTTCACCAGCAGAGCATACAGTTTCAGCAGCGTAGACCCGCAACACATCGCCTACTGCTTCGATCTTACGAATGATGCAGAGGCGGGTGCCTTGTTTGCCCACAGCCTGATTCAAGGCCTGAGCCAGGGTCGATAAATCTGCATTCTTCCCTGCAAGATTCAGCTCTTCAACTATTGTTTTGCCCCGTTGGCGACCGGCAGCAATTAAACCAACCGCAGCCGCTTTTTTGCCTAGGGTGTCCTCAATACCGACGACTAGAGCTTTGAAGCAAACAATACTGTTGAAGTCGCCCAATTCTTGGCGAACAGAAGTCGTAGTCATCATAATCTTTTCCTCAAGAACTATGGGCTTATCAGAGATACACCATTCACTGATCAACTCTCAGGCTAATTCAGACGAGTCGGCCCAATTTTTTATCTAAATTTCACCTAGAACGTGAAGGTAGTTCGCACAACCCCCACCACTGTAGTTTCATTGTCACGGTTCCCCTCTGGATTGAACAGGGTGAAAACACCAGGTGTGATGCTGATGTTGTCATTGACTTTCAGTTTGTAATAGGCCTCTAAATGGTAAGGAACAGCCCCATCCACAACACTGCCATCCGGATTGCGCGCATTGCGACGGGCCGCACCATCAGCATCAGCACGGTAGAGTTGCTGCCCGAACAAAATGCCAGCCGTATTACCCTCTTTGAAGAGGTCGCTGAAGTGAATCCCAGCCATCCAGCTGGTGAGCGTGGTCGAGGCTTCTGGACCACTAGCAGCATCGACCAAGAAAACTGAACCGGAGCCGGTCAGAGTAATCCTCGGCAACGCGCGCCAGGCAAAGGTTGCACCGAACGAATTGATGTTGACCGGAGTTTTGGCACCTAACCCAGCGAGCACACCTATATCGGCACTGGCTAAACCGGTGGCGAGAATATTGATCTCATGGTAGCTGTGGGCGTAGTTAAGCCCAATATCCAGCGCTTTCAAGGGTTTCCAGGTGAGTTGTGCAGCGGCGACCGTGCTACCGCCGAAGAACCCTGCCCCTAAGGGGGTAGTTGGCCTGCCGTCTAGATTGAGATCGAGATTATCGGCAATCGATGCATTCACACTGGCATAGAGCGCTCTGAAGTCTAGACTGTCTGAAATTCCCCAAATGAAGCCAACTGCCGAAGCCAAGCCGGTTCCAGATGTTCCTCCGGAGACGCGCAATACCGGATTGAGCCCTCCAAAGCGCGAGACTGCCTCCTGCCCTTCACCAGCAAAAGGCGTAATCGCGGGAAAGGCATCTGAGGTTTCGGCAGCAGTGCCTGCAAACAGGGTGAGATTGCGTAATCCCGGAGCCGGGAAAATATAGAGCAACTTGTAGAGCTGCACCGAATTAGCGCCAACTGCTGAAAGCGTCTGTGGGTTCACGCCCGGAAACTGGAGTTCAAAACCCAAACGAGCATTACTGGCACTCAAGCCCAAACCATCCGCCAAGCCAAGAGCACCGCCTAGGCTGTTAGCACCGCCCCCTATGTTGTAAGCTTGCAAACCGGTAATTAACGTATCCTTGCCCGTAAAACTGGTGGTGAGGTTGAGGCGGACCCGATTGGTCAGGACCAGATTGGGATCGCCTCGGTCAGGTGCGCCACCTGTAGCTCCTGCCACAGCAATGATTGCCTCGCCGCTCAACTTAGTGGTAGTTGAGAACTGATTGGCTTCCAGTTCGGCGGTGCGGGCCTCTAGGCTATCTACCCGACCTCGCAGGGTTGCTAGCTCAGCCGAAAACTCGGTCTGTAACCTCTGTAGCGTTGTTAAATCTTCCCGAGATACCCGATCGGCCAGCCCTGCGGCAATCAACTCATTGACCCGGTCAAGGGCAGCATTGAGACCCGCCGCAAATTCATAACGGGTCAGGGCACGGTTGCCCCGGAAGGTGCCATCGGGATAACCGGCGATCACGCCATAGCGCTCAACCAAAGACTGCAAAGCCTGAAATGCCCAATCGGTCGGCCTGACGTCTGAGAGCTGTGACACCGAGGTCACCTGATCCATTGAGCTTGGCGCTGAGAACAGGCCACTGCCGCTTTCTGGCTGAGCCAGCCGTTCAGGAGCGGCGGGGCTAGCGCTAAAAGCCGGTTCCACTGCAAAGTCGGGGACCTGCGGTGCAGGAGTCGCTGTGCCCGAGTTGGCTAGGTCAGGGGGAGCGGCGGGAGGAGGTGTGGCACCCAGAGGTGGCGTGGCAAGAAGGCACAACAAACCTGTCCCCCCAGCAGAAGCCAGTTGCGATCCGTTCACAATGAGGACTCACACAAGAAATGGGCTGAGAAGCATGATCAGAACTTGAGACTTCAAGCAGAACGAGTGAATCCTCGCCAGCAGATGCCCCAGCAGACGTCGTGGTCAGTAGCGCTGTCGCTACGCCAGTGCAAAATCTACTGCTTGAATACGGCAGGCTCAGCCTGTCTCCGGACGCTCTAGAGGAATTGTTGGGGTTTAACCTGGATAGGAACTGCGTTGCATACTGGGAAAGAATTTTGCCAACCAATCAGAGCGACATGGGACGAGGGAAAGAGCGAAAAGGCTTGAGCCTGGGCACCTACCTCTTCTGGAGCGCCATAGGTATGGGGGTTTGGGTTTATTTCAATACCAATGTCTTTCCCTGGAGCTTTCTGCTGCCTGCTCGGGTTCCCCCCGAGGTCCAAAGCAAACTCAATCAAGTCGCGGCCAACGTTGGTACAGACCCCAACAATCTGGCCGCTGTGATCCATTTCGAGACAGGCGGCACCTGGGACCCTTCTATTCGCAATGCAGCTGGCTCAGGGGCCACAGGCTTGATTCAGTTCATGCCTCAAACCGCAGCCGAGTTGGGCACCTCAGTCGATGACCTAGCCGCGATGAGTGCCGTTGAGCAACTGGATTATGTCGAAGCTTACCTGCGGCCCTATCGCGGCAATCTGAACAGCCTAGAAGACACCTACATGGCAGTGCTTTACCCAGCAGCAATTGGCAAAAGTAACAGCACCTGGCTGTTCTGGTGGGGCACTACAGCTTACGAGCAGAATCAGGGCCTCGACCGCAACCAAGATGGCGTGATCACTAAAGGCGAAGCCGTCCAGCGCCTGCGGGACACAGTGCAGTGATTGCCCAAGCCCATTTGCTCAGGCCCATTGGTGGAGACCCATTTGAAGACTCAGCTAAAGACCAAACAATTGCTCCAGTACAACGGCTTGAGCTATAGAGTGTTGGTCATAGACGAATAGCATCGGTACCTCGGCTGGCAAGTCAGCGTCAAGTAAGGATTGAATGTATGGGCTGCCATAGAGAACGACTGCCCGCAATCGGCCTGAACTGAGTACACTGCGCAGCAGCGTTTGGGCCCCTTGAGCCAGCGCAGCACTGCCCCGAAACGGATTGCCCCGGATAAACAACTGCACTAGCACCGGCTCACTGCCTGTAGGCAACTGCAACAACGGCAGGTTGCGCTCATCCAACAGCACCGTCCGCCAACCTCTCGCTTCAGGCAACTGAACAGCGGGAGCCAGGGGTGACAGTCGGTCTCCGGCCTGCGAGATGTCGTCTACGAGCACTAAATTCCAACCGGGCGCGGGGGTTGGCTCAGCCAGGGGTAGAGCCTCTGCATGCGTCAGGCGTAAGGACTGCTGGGTAATCGTTCGGTTGAGTTCCTGAGCGGCTAGCGACTTGATGCAGTCAGAGAAGACCGACCAGCGCAGGTCAGAGCCGACTGATGCACTAGCAACCTTGGCCTTAGCCCGCCAGATCCGCTCAACTGAGGCCTGGATCCGCTCAGGTGAGAGTAGCCCCGTTTCCACTGCCTGTACAACAGCCTGAATCGCAAGCAGTGGGTCGGGGGGCATCAGCAGAATATCGGCCCCAGCTCGCACCGCTTTGACCGCTGCCTCACCGGGGTCAAAATGACGTGTGATCGCCCCCATCATCAGTGCATCGGTCACGATCAGACCCTCAAAGCCTAACTCCTGCCGCAAGAGCCCATCCAAAATTGAGGGAGCTAGGGTCGCAGGCAAACTGGGATCCAACGCTGGGATATTGAGATGGGCGCTCATCACTGCATCAACCCCCGCAGCAATCGCTGCGGCGAAGGGTGGCAGTTCTACCTGAGCCAAGCGCTCTCGGCTATGAGCCAGCACTGGCAGGTCCAAATGGGAATCAGTCGCAGTATCGCCATGTCCTGGAAAATGCTTGGCTGTGGTGAGCATTGGTGTCTCAGTCGCACTTTGGACGCCTTCAATGAAGGCAGTGCTCAAGCGGCTCACCTGGTCTGGGGCTTCGCCAAAAGCCCGCACATTGATCACTGGATTGGTTGGGTTACTATTCACATCTACAACAGGTGCCAGCAACCAGTTCAAGCCCAGCCCATAGGCTTCTTGAGCAGTGATTCGCCCCATAGCCCGTGCGTAATCTTCGCCCTGAGCCAAGTCGGCAAGTGCCAGAGGGGGCGGTAGGGTTGTGGCTCCAGCAAAGCGCTGTCCCACGCCCTCTTCAACATCAGCGCAGAGCAGCAGAGGCAGCCGCGCCC
Protein-coding regions in this window:
- a CDS encoding MHYT domain-containing protein; translation: MIANITHLVRLPNLELEAMSLPDGVLSSSYNLRLAVLSIVIAVLASYTALDLTGRVTTAQGRTRRAWWLSGAVAMGIGVWSMHFIAMLAFCLPLPIAYDVPTMLVSLLVAILASSVALHWASSPVLNGLQLLGGGTVMGLAIAAMHYLGMAAMRVQAQIQYDIAWLWLSVAIAIGGSLVALGLAFHLRAEATNCHWQRLVSALVMGVAISGMHYTGMAAASFVPEVQAEGVLPQTLNPTLLGNIVGIGTLLILGLTLLTSLFNRQVSMQRLRAEALRESEERFRTLVENIQVGVLVLGPQQEVLIHNQAALKLLGLDEAQIQNKTAFETDWDLMDENGIRFPPGTSLVAEAINGGQPIRNVVVGLNHATTKERIWLLTNIEPQLAPDGMVEQVVCSFIDLSERKQAEEREALLRLVTEQIRSSLDLPTVLQTVVREVQQLLTTDRVLIYQFSHDWQGEVVVEQVSGNWRSTLGLIGQDDCFSKEYVQLYQGGRVRAVSDILEAGLESCHVEFLQNLQVRANLIVPILIGSKLWGLLIAHECKAPRNWQVPEMRLLQQIANQLAIAIKQAELYDQTRQAAATAVAQAQQLSRVLSDLQQTQAQLIQTEKLSSLGQMVAGIAHEINNPVSFVYGNLSYLNNYAHNLLELLHLYQEHYPRPGLAIQAKTAAIDLDFIVEDLPKILSSMKVGAERIQQIVLSLRNFSRLDQAEMKSVDIHEGLDSTILILQHRLRACAGHSNIEIRKQYSNLPLVECYAGQLNQVFMNILSNAIDALEKHNSQSLGEGLKSEPGLITIQTQAINTNLVTVRIADNGPGMSEAVRARIFDPFFTTKPVGQGTGLGLSISYQIIVKKLGGQLRCSSQPGQGTEFYLELPVRQELSPLPLPLLSSKPWPTHPTALDYASLTDGQ
- a CDS encoding hydrocarbon-binding protein, whose amino-acid sequence is MMTTTSVRQELGDFNSIVCFKALVVGIEDTLGKKAAAVGLIAAGRQRGKTIVEELNLAGKNADLSTLAQALNQAVGKQGTRLCIIRKIEAVGDVLRVYAAETVCSAGEPQGSDRQCTFTLGAVWGALEAALGQRYRGKHVESVLRGSDCDVFEFQPL
- a CDS encoding iron uptake porin, with translation MNGSQLASAGGTGLLCLLATPPLGATPPPAAPPDLANSGTATPAPQVPDFAVEPAFSASPAAPERLAQPESGSGLFSAPSSMDQVTSVSQLSDVRPTDWAFQALQSLVERYGVIAGYPDGTFRGNRALTRYEFAAGLNAALDRVNELIAAGLADRVSREDLTTLQRLQTEFSAELATLRGRVDSLEARTAELEANQFSTTTKLSGEAIIAVAGATGGAPDRGDPNLVLTNRVRLNLTTSFTGKDTLITGLQAYNIGGGANSLGGALGLADGLGLSASNARLGFELQFPGVNPQTLSAVGANSVQLYKLLYIFPAPGLRNLTLFAGTAAETSDAFPAITPFAGEGQEAVSRFGGLNPVLRVSGGTSGTGLASAVGFIWGISDSLDFRALYASVNASIADNLDLNLDGRPTTPLGAGFFGGSTVAAAQLTWKPLKALDIGLNYAHSYHEINILATGLASADIGVLAGLGAKTPVNINSFGATFAWRALPRITLTGSGSVFLVDAASGPEASTTLTSWMAGIHFSDLFKEGNTAGILFGQQLYRADADGAARRNARNPDGSVVDGAVPYHLEAYYKLKVNDNISITPGVFTLFNPEGNRDNETTVVGVVRTTFTF
- a CDS encoding transglycosylase SLT domain-containing protein, which encodes MVSSAVATPVQNLLLEYGRLSLSPDALEELLGFNLDRNCVAYWERILPTNQSDMGRGKERKGLSLGTYLFWSAIGMGVWVYFNTNVFPWSFLLPARVPPEVQSKLNQVAANVGTDPNNLAAVIHFETGGTWDPSIRNAAGSGATGLIQFMPQTAAELGTSVDDLAAMSAVEQLDYVEAYLRPYRGNLNSLEDTYMAVLYPAAIGKSNSTWLFWWGTTAYEQNQGLDRNQDGVITKGEAVQRLRDTVQ
- a CDS encoding glycoside hydrolase family 3 N-terminal domain-containing protein; the protein is MSVLPTLLPTLKSLSLAEQVAQMVVVRASGHLLDHQREYPQWEATAAELQDWLGRWAVGGVIFVGGSAAELSLRCQQLQTWARLPLLLCADVEEGVGQRFAGATTLPPPLALADLAQGEDYARAMGRITAQEAYGLGLNWLLAPVVDVNSNPTNPVINVRAFGEAPDQVSRLSTAFIEGVQSATETPMLTTAKHFPGHGDTATDSHLDLPVLAHSRERLAQVELPPFAAAIAAGVDAVMSAHLNIPALDPSLPATLAPSILDGLLRQELGFEGLIVTDALMMGAITRHFDPGEAAVKAVRAGADILLMPPDPLLAIQAVVQAVETGLLSPERIQASVERIWRAKAKVASASVGSDLRWSVFSDCIKSLAAQELNRTITQQSLRLTHAEALPLAEPTPAPGWNLVLVDDISQAGDRLSPLAPAVQLPEARGWRTVLLDERNLPLLQLPTGSEPVLVQLFIRGNPFRGSAALAQGAQTLLRSVLSSGRLRAVVLYGSPYIQSLLDADLPAEVPMLFVYDQHSIAQAVVLEQLFGL